The following coding sequences lie in one Flavobacterium sp. 20NA77.7 genomic window:
- a CDS encoding bifunctional UDP-3-O-[3-hydroxymyristoyl] N-acetylglucosamine deacetylase/3-hydroxyacyl-ACP dehydratase: MVKQTTIGKEISLTGVGLHTGQEVTMSFKPAPINNGITFVRMDLEGQPVIEADATYVVNTQRGTNLEKLGVMIQTPEHVLAAVIGCDIDNIIIELNASELPIMDGSSKYFVEAIEKVGIVEQDAPRKVYVVKDVISYTDEATGSEITVIPSEQYCVTAMVDFGTKVLGTQNATMKSLSEFKTEIADCRTFSFLHELEALLNNGLIKGGDLNNAIVYVDKEISEETMENLKKAFNKDKISVKPNGILDNLTLHYPNEAARHKLLDVIGDLALIGTKIQGKVIANKPGHFVNTQFAKKIAKIIKIEERNQVPTYDLNKEPHLDIHGIMNLLPHRPPFLLVDKILELSDTHVVGLKNVTMNEPFFVGHFPGAPVMPGVLQVEAMAQTGGVLILSTVPDPENYLTYFMKIDNVKFKSKVLPGDTLIFKCDLISPIRRGVCHMQAYAYANGKLVSEAELMAQIVKVKND; encoded by the coding sequence ATGGTGAAGCAAACTACCATTGGAAAAGAAATTTCATTAACAGGTGTAGGATTACATACGGGTCAAGAAGTGACTATGTCTTTTAAACCAGCTCCTATTAACAATGGAATTACATTTGTGAGAATGGACTTAGAAGGACAGCCTGTTATAGAAGCAGATGCAACTTATGTTGTAAATACACAACGTGGTACTAATTTGGAAAAATTAGGTGTAATGATTCAAACGCCTGAGCATGTTTTAGCTGCGGTAATTGGTTGTGATATTGACAATATAATAATTGAACTTAACGCATCTGAATTACCAATAATGGATGGTTCATCAAAATATTTTGTTGAAGCTATAGAAAAAGTAGGTATTGTTGAACAAGACGCACCTCGAAAAGTATATGTTGTAAAAGATGTGATTTCTTATACTGACGAAGCCACAGGAAGTGAAATTACGGTTATCCCTAGTGAACAATATTGTGTAACAGCTATGGTTGATTTTGGAACTAAAGTACTAGGAACCCAAAATGCAACAATGAAAAGCTTGTCTGAATTTAAAACAGAAATTGCAGATTGTAGAACATTTAGTTTTTTACACGAATTAGAGGCGCTTTTAAATAACGGTTTAATAAAAGGGGGTGACTTAAATAATGCAATTGTTTATGTTGACAAAGAAATTTCAGAGGAAACAATGGAAAATCTTAAAAAAGCGTTCAATAAAGATAAAATTTCCGTTAAACCAAATGGTATTTTAGATAATCTTACACTACATTATCCAAATGAAGCTGCTCGACATAAATTATTAGACGTTATAGGTGACTTAGCTCTAATTGGAACAAAAATTCAAGGAAAGGTAATTGCAAATAAACCAGGACATTTTGTCAATACACAATTTGCTAAGAAAATTGCTAAAATTATTAAAATTGAAGAACGCAATCAGGTTCCTACATACGATTTAAATAAAGAGCCTCATTTAGATATTCATGGTATTATGAATCTGTTACCACATCGTCCGCCATTTTTATTAGTGGACAAAATATTAGAATTATCGGATACACACGTGGTAGGGTTGAAAAATGTAACAATGAACGAACCTTTCTTTGTAGGACATTTTCCTGGAGCGCCAGTTATGCCAGGAGTATTACAAGTTGAAGCTATGGCGCAAACTGGTGGTGTGCTAATTTTAAGTACAGTTCCAGATCCTGAAAATTATTTAACGTATTTTATGAAAATTGATAACGTTAAATTTAAAAGTAAAGTATTGCCAGGCGATACCTTAATTTTTAAATGTGATTTAATTTCTCCTATTCGAAGAGGCGTTTGTCACATGCAAGCTTATGCTTATGCAAATGGAAAGTTAGTTTCAGAGGCAGAACTGATGGCGCAAATAGTAAAAGTAAAAAACGATTAA
- a CDS encoding HD domain-containing protein yields the protein MSQINKLKILNDPIYGFITIPNTLLYDLIQHPYFQRLRRIAQMGLSYLVYPGAHHTRFHHALGCMHIMQKAVQTLRFKGVLISEEEENALYITILLHDIGHGPFSHALEHSVVEVHHETLSLLFMEQLNKEFNGQLALAIQIFKGEYPRKFMLQLISSQLDMDRMDYLKRDSFYSGVNEGNINSERLIQMLNVKDDVLVMEEKGIYSIEKFLMARRLMYWQAYLHKTSVVAELILTKILKRAKELIQKESTLFGSPFLLYFMENQLSTSEIDKDVLDKFSNLDDYDVMGAIKQWQFHDDFVLSNLCKMIINRHLLKIELNDDKINKDKYLGLKNKYSKQFGITEKEVAYFVFKGKLKNEAYSKSSEPISILKKDGSVEDIVEASDQMHLKALSKPVTKYFICYPKLID from the coding sequence GTGAGCCAAATCAATAAATTAAAAATACTAAATGATCCTATTTACGGATTTATTACCATACCAAATACGTTACTTTACGACCTCATTCAGCATCCTTACTTTCAACGATTACGAAGAATAGCGCAAATGGGATTGTCTTATTTGGTTTATCCTGGCGCTCATCACACCCGTTTTCATCATGCCTTAGGTTGTATGCATATCATGCAAAAAGCGGTCCAAACGTTACGTTTTAAAGGAGTTTTGATTTCTGAGGAAGAAGAAAATGCATTATACATTACTATTTTGTTACATGATATAGGCCACGGTCCCTTTAGTCATGCCTTAGAACATAGTGTGGTTGAAGTGCATCATGAAACCTTATCGTTGCTTTTTATGGAGCAATTGAACAAAGAATTTAACGGGCAATTAGCTTTAGCAATTCAAATTTTTAAAGGAGAATATCCTAGAAAATTTATGCTTCAACTTATTTCCAGTCAATTAGATATGGACAGAATGGATTATCTTAAAAGAGATAGTTTCTATTCAGGTGTGAATGAAGGAAATATCAATAGCGAGCGTCTTATTCAAATGCTAAATGTGAAAGACGATGTATTGGTTATGGAGGAAAAAGGAATTTATTCTATTGAAAAATTTCTTATGGCACGAAGATTAATGTATTGGCAGGCTTATTTACATAAAACAAGTGTAGTAGCAGAATTAATTTTGACCAAAATTTTAAAAAGAGCAAAAGAACTTATACAAAAAGAGAGTACACTTTTTGGCAGTCCTTTCTTGTTGTATTTTATGGAAAATCAATTAAGCACTTCTGAAATTGATAAAGATGTGTTAGATAAATTTTCAAATTTAGATGATTATGATGTTATGGGTGCTATAAAACAATGGCAGTTTCATGACGATTTTGTGTTGTCAAATTTATGTAAAATGATTATCAACAGACATCTATTAAAAATTGAATTAAATGATGACAAAATAAACAAAGACAAATATTTAGGTTTAAAAAACAAATACAGCAAACAATTTGGGATTACCGAAAAAGAAGTTGCTTATTTTGTTTTCAAAGGGAAGTTAAAAAATGAAGCTTACAGTAAATCGAGCGAACCTATTAGTATCTTGAAAAAAGACGGTAGTGTTGAGGATATCGTTGAAGCGTCTGATCAAATGCATTTGAAAGCCTTGTCAAAACCCGTGACAAAATATTTTATTTGTTACCCAAAACTCATCGATTAA
- the lpxD gene encoding UDP-3-O-(3-hydroxymyristoyl)glucosamine N-acyltransferase produces the protein MKFTAQQIAGILEGEIIGNPNAEVYKLAKIEEGTEGSLTFLANPKYVNYIYTTNATIAIVNKSFQPEQPIKATLIKVEDAYQSFSKLLEYYNQIKLMKSGIEQPSVISEGVTHGSDLYLGSFSYIGQNVKIGNNVKIYPNCFIGDNVEIGDDCVFFAGVRIYSETVIGSRVTIHSGTIVGADGFGFAPQEDGSYKKVPQIGNVIIEDDVEIGSCATVDRATLGSTIIRTGVKLDNQIQVAHNVEIGAHTVIAAQTAIAGSTKIGKNCMIGGQVGIVGHITIGNGVKIQAQSGVGKSLKDGETVQGTPAFGYGDFSKSYVHFKNLPKIVREIEDIKKNNIK, from the coding sequence ATGAAATTTACAGCGCAACAAATAGCAGGTATTTTAGAAGGAGAAATTATTGGAAATCCTAATGCCGAAGTATATAAATTAGCCAAAATAGAAGAGGGAACGGAAGGTTCTTTAACTTTCTTAGCTAATCCTAAATATGTAAATTATATTTACACTACAAATGCAACTATTGCTATAGTAAATAAATCTTTTCAACCCGAACAACCCATCAAGGCAACTTTAATAAAAGTAGAAGATGCGTACCAATCATTTTCTAAATTATTAGAATATTACAATCAAATTAAGTTAATGAAATCGGGTATAGAACAGCCTTCTGTTATTTCGGAAGGAGTTACTCATGGATCAGATTTATATTTGGGAAGTTTCAGTTACATTGGCCAAAATGTAAAAATTGGTAACAATGTGAAAATTTATCCCAATTGTTTTATTGGCGATAATGTAGAAATAGGCGATGATTGCGTCTTTTTTGCAGGCGTTCGCATTTACTCCGAAACAGTTATTGGTTCGCGTGTTACAATCCATTCAGGCACTATAGTAGGCGCTGATGGTTTTGGTTTTGCGCCACAAGAAGATGGAAGTTATAAAAAAGTTCCACAAATTGGCAACGTAATTATTGAAGACGATGTAGAAATCGGATCTTGCGCCACAGTAGACAGAGCTACTTTAGGTTCTACAATTATAAGAACGGGTGTAAAATTGGATAATCAAATTCAAGTGGCACACAACGTAGAAATAGGCGCACATACTGTTATAGCTGCACAAACTGCCATAGCAGGTTCAACAAAAATTGGTAAAAATTGTATGATTGGCGGACAAGTGGGTATTGTGGGGCATATTACTATTGGTAATGGTGTTAAAATACAAGCACAATCTGGAGTAGGTAAATCACTAAAAGATGGTGAAACTGTTCAGGGAACGCCAGCATTCGGGTATGGTGATTTTAGCAAATCTTATGTGCATTTTAAAAATTTACCTAAGATTGTTAGAGAAATTGAAGATATAAAAAAAAATAATATAAAGTAA
- the tsaE gene encoding tRNA (adenosine(37)-N6)-threonylcarbamoyltransferase complex ATPase subunit type 1 TsaE, producing the protein MKKTFSLEEINTIAKEILATPNLKKVITFHAQMGAGKTTLIKELAKELGVIGTSSSPTFALVNEYETQTNEVVYHFDLYRIKDELEAYDMGIDEYFYSDNWCFIEWPEKIPHLIPLDHASIQIQVLPNGKRELVLKND; encoded by the coding sequence ATGAAAAAAACATTTAGTTTAGAAGAAATAAATACGATTGCAAAAGAAATATTAGCTACGCCCAACTTAAAAAAAGTAATTACGTTTCACGCACAAATGGGCGCAGGAAAAACAACATTAATAAAGGAATTAGCTAAAGAATTAGGCGTTATCGGTACATCTAGCAGCCCTACATTTGCCTTGGTTAATGAATATGAAACACAAACAAATGAAGTTGTATATCATTTTGATTTGTACCGCATTAAAGATGAATTAGAAGCATATGATATGGGAATAGATGAGTATTTTTATTCAGACAATTGGTGTTTTATTGAATGGCCTGAAAAAATCCCTCATCTCATTCCGTTAGACCACGCTTCAATTCAAATTCAAGTTTTACCCAACGGAAAAAGGGAATTGGTTTTAAAAAATGACTAA
- the porX gene encoding T9SS response regulator signal transducer PorX, whose product MSNIKILWVDDEIDLLKPHILFLEQKNYSVTTCNNGQDAIDLFKETNFDIVFLDENMPGLSGLETLSEMKEFKSSTPIIMITKSEEEYIMEEAIGSKIADYLIKPVNPNQILLSLKKNLDHSRLVSEKTTLDYQKEFRKIAMELAQVNNYEDWVELYKKLIYWEIELENIEDQNMISILESQKNEANVQFGKFIERNYEDWFEPNADKPILSHQLFGELVAPELRKKEQPILFVVIDNLRYDQWKVFESLVLNHYKPEKEVSYFSILPTATQYARNAIFSGLLPADMEKKYPQYWKNDTDEGGKNMHEAEFLTEQLKRLGLSVKQEYYKIVNQRDGRKLVDNFKSLKTNDLTTIVYNFVDMLSHSKTEMEVVKELASNDKAYRSLTLSWFKNSPLLELIQLAQQNGFKLIITTDHGTINCKNPSKVIGDKNTSLNLRYKTGRSLSYEDKDVFAVKDPKKIGLPSINMTSSFIFAKNDYFLAYVNNFNHYVSYYRNTYQHGGISLEEMIIPCIVLNPK is encoded by the coding sequence ATGAGTAACATAAAAATCCTTTGGGTTGACGACGAAATAGACTTATTGAAGCCGCACATTCTTTTCTTAGAACAAAAAAATTACTCCGTTACCACATGTAATAATGGACAAGATGCTATTGATTTATTTAAAGAAACCAATTTTGACATTGTTTTTTTAGATGAAAATATGCCTGGTCTTTCAGGGTTAGAAACGCTTTCTGAGATGAAAGAATTTAAATCCTCTACCCCTATTATCATGATTACTAAAAGTGAAGAAGAATATATTATGGAAGAAGCAATTGGTAGTAAAATTGCTGATTATTTAATAAAACCTGTTAATCCTAATCAAATACTATTAAGTTTAAAAAAGAATTTAGATCATTCGAGATTAGTTTCTGAAAAAACAACGTTAGATTACCAAAAAGAATTCAGAAAAATTGCGATGGAATTAGCTCAGGTAAACAACTATGAAGATTGGGTAGAATTATATAAAAAATTGATTTACTGGGAAATTGAATTAGAAAATATTGAAGATCAAAATATGATTTCGATATTAGAAAGTCAAAAGAACGAAGCAAATGTTCAATTTGGCAAATTCATTGAACGAAATTATGAAGATTGGTTTGAACCCAATGCAGATAAACCCATATTATCACACCAATTATTTGGTGAGCTAGTAGCTCCTGAATTACGTAAAAAAGAACAACCTATTCTATTTGTTGTTATTGATAACTTACGCTATGATCAATGGAAAGTGTTTGAAAGTTTAGTTTTGAACCATTATAAACCCGAAAAAGAAGTAAGTTATTTTTCTATTTTACCTACAGCTACACAATATGCTAGAAATGCCATTTTCTCAGGATTATTGCCTGCAGATATGGAAAAAAAATACCCGCAATATTGGAAAAATGATACAGATGAAGGCGGGAAAAACATGCACGAAGCTGAATTTTTAACCGAACAATTAAAACGCTTAGGACTTTCTGTTAAACAAGAGTACTACAAAATTGTAAATCAGCGTGATGGACGAAAATTAGTAGACAATTTCAAATCTTTAAAGACGAATGATCTTACCACCATTGTATACAATTTTGTAGACATGTTGTCACATTCAAAAACAGAAATGGAAGTCGTTAAAGAATTGGCATCAAACGACAAAGCTTACCGTTCGTTAACATTGAGCTGGTTTAAAAATTCACCTCTTTTAGAACTTATACAATTGGCACAACAAAACGGCTTTAAATTAATTATCACAACTGACCACGGTACAATAAATTGTAAAAATCCGTCAAAAGTTATTGGTGATAAAAACACAAGTTTAAATTTACGTTATAAAACAGGACGAAGTTTATCCTATGAAGATAAAGACGTTTTTGCAGTTAAAGATCCTAAAAAAATTGGCCTACCTTCTATAAACATGACAAGTTCTTTTATCTTTGCAAAGAATGATTATTTCTTAGCTTATGTTAACAATTTCAATCACTATGTTAGCTATTATCGAAATACCTACCAGCACGGCGGAATTTCATTAGAAGAAATGATTATTCCATGTATTGTTTTAAATCCAAAGTAG